The window AGAAATGGCCGTCGGCGCAAATTTCTTCATTCGCGGTCCCGCGCGGCGCTTGGGCGCTTTTCGGCTTGGCGCGGCGGGTTGGGCTGTTAGTCTGCGGCCTTCAACTTTTCCGGCGGGTCCGGGATCATCTTGGTCTGTGTTGCGTCATATGATCCGGGCCAGCAGCAGGAGGTGGAGCTTTGACGTCCGATAATCTGACACGCCGTGGCCTGTTGCAGGGAAGCGCCGCTGCGGCTGCGGCGCTTCCTTCGCTGGGCGAGGCGCGGGCTGCGCCGCGCCGCCAGCCGCCATCAAGCAAGGGAGAGCCCATGGCTGCCGTGGAATTGACCGTGAATGGCCGGGACGTGCATCTGCAGATCGATACGCGGACGACGCTGCTGGACGCGCTGCGCGAACATCTGCACCTGACCGGCACCAAGAAGGGCTGCGATCACGGCCAGTGCGGCGCGTGCACGGTCATTGTCGAAGGACGGCGGATCAACAGCTGCCTGACGCTGGCCGTCATGCACGAAGGGGATTCGATCACCACGATCGAAGGCCTGGGCACGCCGGAAAAGCTGCATCCGATGCAGCGCGCCTTCATCACCCATGATGGCTATCAATGCGGCTATTGCACGCCGGGGCAGATCTGTTCAGCGGTGGCCATGCTCGATGAACTGGATGCTGGCATCCCAAGCCATGTGACCGACGATCTCGAGAAGGTCGATTTGTCGGACGCGGAACTGCGGGAGCGGATGAGCGGCAATATCTGCCGCTGCGCCGCCTATCCCAACATCATCGCCGCCATTCGCGATGTCGCGGGGGAAAAGGCGTGAGACCGTTCAGCTATACCCGCGCCACCAGCCCTGAAGAAGCGGCAAAGGCTGCGGCCGCCACGCCGGGCGCACGCTTCATTGCCGGCGGCACCAATTTGCTCGACCTCATGAAGCTGCAGATCGAAACGCCTGCCCATCTGATCGATGTCAACCGCCTGGGCCTTGATCGTATCGAACGCACGGCGGAGGGCGGGCTGAAGATCGGCGCCCTGGTGCGCAATACGGATCTCGCGGCCGACAGGACGGTGCGCCGCGATTATGCGGTGTTGAGCCGCGCGCTGCTGGCCGGGGCATCGGGACAGTTGCGAAACAAGGCGACGACCGCGGGCAATCTGCTCCAGCGTACCCGCTGCCCCTATTTCTACGACACGCGCATGCCGTGCAACAAAAGGCGTCCGGGCAGCGGGTGCGGCGCATTGCAGGGGATCAACCGCAGCCTGGCGATCATCGGCACGAGCGACGCCTGCATTGCCCAGCACCCATCCGACATGGCGGTGGCGATGCGGCTGCTGGATGCGACGGTCGATACGGTGGGCGCGGATGGCGCGCGGCGGTCCATCCCGATTGCGGACTTCCACCTTTTGCCCGGCGATACCCCCAATGTGGAACATGCGTTGAAGCCCGGCGAACTGATTACATCGGTCACCTTGCCGCGACCGCTGGGCGGGGCCCATGTCTATCGCAAGGTGCGCGACCGCAGCTCCTACGCCTTCGCGCTGGTGTCGGTGGCGGCGGTGTTCGGCAAGGATGGCGCGGCGCGCTTCGCCTTTGGCGGTCTCGCGCCCAAGCCCTGGCGGGTCGCAGAGGCCGATGCGGCGGCATCTGCTGGCGCGGCGGCGGTGGCGGAGGCGGCGATGGCGGGCGCAAGGCCCACGACGCAAAACGCCTTCAAACAGGGCCTGACCGCCCGGACGCTCGCATCCATTTTCCGGCAGAAGGAGGCCCGGTCGTGAAGTTCGACACGCCTGCCACCAGCAATCCCATCGATCGCGGCCGCGTCGTCGGCCTTCCTCATGATCGCATCGACGGACCGGCGAAGGTCACTGGCACCGCGCCCTATGCCTATGAACGTCATGACGCAGCGCCCAATGCCGCCTATGGATGGATCGTGGGATCGGCCATCGCCAAGGGGCGGATCGGGGCCATGGACCTGCGCGCGGCG of the Sphingobium herbicidovorans genome contains:
- the paoA gene encoding aldehyde dehydrogenase iron-sulfur subunit PaoA, producing MTSDNLTRRGLLQGSAAAAAALPSLGEARAAPRRQPPSSKGEPMAAVELTVNGRDVHLQIDTRTTLLDALREHLHLTGTKKGCDHGQCGACTVIVEGRRINSCLTLAVMHEGDSITTIEGLGTPEKLHPMQRAFITHDGYQCGYCTPGQICSAVAMLDELDAGIPSHVTDDLEKVDLSDAELRERMSGNICRCAAYPNIIAAIRDVAGEKA
- a CDS encoding FAD binding domain-containing protein, with the protein product MRPFSYTRATSPEEAAKAAAATPGARFIAGGTNLLDLMKLQIETPAHLIDVNRLGLDRIERTAEGGLKIGALVRNTDLAADRTVRRDYAVLSRALLAGASGQLRNKATTAGNLLQRTRCPYFYDTRMPCNKRRPGSGCGALQGINRSLAIIGTSDACIAQHPSDMAVAMRLLDATVDTVGADGARRSIPIADFHLLPGDTPNVEHALKPGELITSVTLPRPLGGAHVYRKVRDRSSYAFALVSVAAVFGKDGAARFAFGGLAPKPWRVAEADAAASAGAAAVAEAAMAGARPTTQNAFKQGLTARTLASIFRQKEARS